From Moraxella sp. K1664, one genomic window encodes:
- a CDS encoding Lrp/AsnC family transcriptional regulator, giving the protein MNAINLDPIDHKILKLLTGNARLAVADISEQVNLSATPVIRRIKRLEDMGVITGYHAHTSARSLGNTLSVFVAVSMDKHTAERFGEFENHIKTFDEVVSCSLVTGRSEDYLLKVVVRDMSHYEEFLLHRLSKIDGVSQLHTSFELREVFERSAV; this is encoded by the coding sequence ATGAACGCTATTAACCTAGACCCCATTGACCATAAAATCCTAAAACTACTCACGGGCAATGCTCGCCTTGCCGTTGCCGACATATCTGAGCAAGTCAATCTCTCCGCCACGCCTGTCATTCGCAGGATTAAACGGCTTGAAGACATGGGCGTTATCACAGGCTATCACGCTCATACGTCCGCACGCTCGCTGGGTAACACACTATCCGTCTTTGTGGCGGTTAGCATGGATAAGCACACTGCCGAACGCTTTGGCGAATTTGAAAATCACATCAAAACCTTTGATGAAGTGGTGTCGTGTAGCCTTGTTACAGGGCGGTCGGAAGATTATCTGTTAAAGGTCGTGGTGCGTGATATGAGTCATTATGAAGAGTTTTTGCTTCATAGACTTAGCAAAATTGACGGGGTCAGCCAGCTTCATACCAGTTTTGAGTTACGGGAAGT
- a CDS encoding IS110 family transposase, with product MRLLKQTLHKQGKRQMIHYIGIDISKAKFDVAFINPSTNKVKTKVFNNNKAGFDLLLAWLKTNVSNHLDELHIILEATGVYHEHLSEFLDDNNIKQSIVNPNYVRKFADSLGVIHKTDKKDSIILSRYGYSHKPEVWVAPSIEAKQLKALLARLEALKEDLQREQNRQELLLSPNLPDLVKASMQTVINVLQEEIAKLTKDIDDFVDKHPSLKQDKTLLETIDGIGSVIAKEVVCLIHTKQFKKASQMASFLGLIPKQRQSGVFKGATKLSKQGQVSLRAKLYMSAMSAIRYNSTIKAFYERLQQNGKTKMQALCACMRKLVHICFGVIKTQTSFEQQVSLS from the coding sequence GTGCGTTTATTAAAACAGACACTGCATAAACAAGGCAAGAGACAGATGATACACTATATTGGCATAGACATCAGCAAAGCAAAGTTTGATGTTGCATTTATAAACCCAAGCACAAATAAAGTAAAAACCAAGGTTTTTAACAACAACAAAGCAGGCTTTGATTTACTGCTTGCTTGGTTAAAAACCAATGTCAGCAATCATCTTGATGAGCTACACATCATCCTAGAAGCAACAGGGGTTTATCATGAACACCTAAGTGAGTTTCTTGATGATAATAATATCAAGCAAAGCATTGTCAATCCTAACTATGTCCGCAAATTTGCAGACAGTTTGGGGGTAATCCATAAAACTGATAAAAAAGACAGCATTATTTTATCAAGGTATGGTTATAGCCACAAGCCTGAGGTTTGGGTAGCACCTAGCATTGAAGCCAAACAGCTAAAAGCTCTATTGGCTCGCTTAGAAGCACTCAAAGAAGATTTGCAACGAGAGCAAAACCGACAAGAGTTGCTCTTATCACCCAATCTGCCCGATTTGGTTAAAGCATCCATGCAAACAGTCATCAATGTCCTTCAAGAGGAAATTGCCAAACTCACCAAAGACATTGATGACTTTGTTGACAAACACCCAAGTTTAAAGCAAGACAAAACCTTACTTGAAACCATTGACGGTATTGGTTCTGTTATTGCCAAAGAAGTGGTATGCTTAATACATACCAAACAATTTAAAAAAGCCTCACAGATGGCTTCGTTTTTAGGCTTAATACCCAAACAAAGACAGTCAGGTGTCTTTAAGGGAGCAACCAAACTGTCCAAACAAGGGCAAGTCTCTTTGCGTGCTAAGCTGTATATGTCTGCAATGAGTGCCATTCGTTATAATAGCACCATTAAGGCATTTTATGAACGATTACAACAAAACGGTAAAACCAAAATGCAAGCCTTATGTGCTTGTATGCGTAAATTGGTACATATCTGTTTTGGTGTTATCAAAACCCAAACATCCTTTGAGCAACAAGTATCTTTAAGTTAG